The proteins below come from a single Cupriavidus sp. WKF15 genomic window:
- a CDS encoding hemerythrin domain-containing protein has product MGGDEPLAAMSGMHREIFRLVRMLQRMTRDAPPDGPDEAGVWEYPRLHYGLEEVLRMHCAQEDEFSHALGDDALDR; this is encoded by the coding sequence CTGGGCGGGGACGAGCCGCTCGCGGCCATGAGCGGCATGCATCGCGAGATCTTCCGGCTGGTCCGGATGCTGCAGCGCATGACGCGCGACGCTCCTCCCGACGGTCCGGACGAGGCGGGCGTTTGGGAGTATCCGCGGCTGCACTACGGGCTGGAGGAGGTGCTGCGGATGCATTGTGCGCAGGAAGACGAGTTCTCCCATGCGCTGGGCGACGACGCCCTGGACCGGTAG